Proteins encoded in a region of the Nicotiana tomentosiformis chromosome 9, ASM39032v3, whole genome shotgun sequence genome:
- the LOC138899210 gene encoding uncharacterized protein, with the protein MRFRKKGKLSPRFVGPFEVLRRVREVAYELDLPPSLAGVHPVFHDSMLRKYHGDPSHVLDFSSVQLDKDLSYVEEPVAILDRQVRKLRSKNIASVKVQWRGQPVKEETWETEQDMRRRYPHLFTTSGMSLCSFENERLF; encoded by the coding sequence atgagatttagaaagaagggcaagctgagcccaaggttcgttggtccttttgaggtattGCGGCgtgttagggaggttgcttatgagcttgacttacctcccagtctagcaggagttcatccggtattccatgattctatgctccggaagtaccaCGGCGATCcttctcatgtgttggatttcagctcagtccagttggacaaggatctatcttatgttgaggagccagtggctattttagacaggcaggtcagaaagctaagatcaaagaacattgcttccgtgaaggttcagtggaggggacaaccGGTGAAGGAggaaacttgggagaccgagcaggatatgcgccgccgttatcctcatctcttcaccacttcaggtatgtctctatgctcgtttgagaacgaacgattgttttaa